The DNA window AATTTTAGTGGAATTCTGTAGCTATTTAAGAATTTTTTGGTTATACACCTTTATATATGAAAcctacaaaatattgtttgatattcTGTATTTGCAAAATTTTAAGACTTgacaacctatgtccagcagtaACTGAGTGCAAAGGCCGTAGTGAGAAAAGATGattatttgctttacttcttgacttattgttctatattttaaggaaaatgaatttaataatttatttctaaataataataatttatatatatatatataatgtataataattgaaaggtgactatatattacaaaatactagtccaaaAAAACACATCCAAGaaagggaagactaaaggtcagttttatattactggataggTGACTTGAGTGCATTTACAGTGGATCAATGTAAGTTATGTTAGCTAtacatgactggaaggtcaatataataaaaaataataataataaatatatatgtaaatatataatgttatgagactgaagctacttagactaaacatttttgtattataatatgtagtcattctagaacaaaagcgtaatttatatttacttccttttttttttttttgatggttacaaggttggtcaagtgacagactccacatagttagagtatagaaaataacaaaatataaagtcttactgaaaataaacatttgtaaggtatttaggaagttttagagatttcacaaatattatttgagatttttgagacaatagtttttttaattataacatgtaatGACTTTGTATTTGGACTGGTAATGAAACAGattcttattttcaaaaacaaatctttagtaaaaatatttcattaagaattctgattttttatatgcaaaacacttgtaatctttactaaaagtctaccaaattttgtgaagatatacatgctgtatcaaaaggtatagtgcaaatacttaacgtgtgcaaGTGTGTGGATGAACtcgtatattatactgagcccatagCGAAGGGGTTAACTGGTAGCATAATTAGAAATGTCTTAAGACATTTTATTGATgtatcaaaaacaataaatgagaGGATAGATTTTTTGCCCTTCTCAATAGCTGAATTGACTACTGTACACTCATTAACACATCAGTTATTTGCTTTAAGTTTCATTTCACTTATAATCAGATCATTTTATATAGTGTTAGATGTCATTTGCCCTTAAGAAATGTTAAGTGGCAGAAGGACATGAAAAGTAATACAGACTGAGATAACTATGAAGTATATGTACTCTATATTGATTGGCTCTTAATAGCCTTTGTTATTTACAGATTTATGATGAAGTGAATTAGTTTGAGTTTCTAGAGTTAAGTTGATGGAAGTTACTTGCACATTCAGATAATATAGACATAATCACTATTCATTATTTAAACTGTCAATTATTAGGGTGACAGCTTCTGTAAACTAAGGATAAGAGTCAAATGAGAGTAACAGCCTTTAAAATCTAAGGGTCAAGGATTACATATGAAGGTGACAGTTACTTGTAGTGTCTAGTGATTTTTGTACTTTAAGTATAATCAAATCATTGCTCATTAGTCTTTCAAGATATCCTTTTTTAAACAGGTCTACAATTTATTGAAACCACATGGATTAAGCTGGGAACCTTTTATGCTTTATGAAGAAAAACACTCAAAGCAATTTAAGGCTATATCCATAAAACTTTACCATTAGCATTGTGgtaagtatttattaaattatgaatGAAATAAAGATGTGTTTTGCAACATTAATTAGTAACCTAAACAGAGCACAACAGTAAAAGAAAACTGTAATTTACAAATACCTAGTACTTTATTCAAGAAAATATTGACCACACATATTTCAGATCTATGATTGAAcagaatcaaaatatttatgtggCTTTTCCAGacctaataattaataaaatggttGATACTACTATTTATACTTAAATGAAAGTGCACAAAATTCATGTATCTCACTTGCAAGCaaagttaattttgtaaaacgtgcaaataaattatatgtattaaatggcATAAGTTCTTATTTGAGCCATAGTTATGCCCTCTGGGGACTAATTTGTGGATGCAGTCATTACTGAGGCAGGATAGCTTATACTAGAAACATTGATAATAACTTAGAAGCTTGGATGTAAAATAGCACTGTTTTGAATAACTCATTCATTTCTATAATATGCCATTTATCTCATTGTTTACCAAACTTTTCTTTACCCTCAGCCAAATAAGGGGTCATTAACAGGTTTTTTTCGTTATCAAAAGTAGAAAATGTATGCTGGAGTTGAGTGAGGTAGGAACTTGTACATCTTTTGTAAAGTGTTGAAAGAACAACATTTACTATCAATAAATAGCCTGCAAAAATATTGATCATCAGCTACTATGGAATATGTTTCAGACTTGtacatcttttttttctttttttcacattgTGCATTTATAATGAATGATGgttataacttttttgtttaaaaacttaattattatGTGTGTGCTTTTACAGGGGAGGGGATCATAAAAATGCATTCAGTGTGTACACTTCTAACAATGGCAAAAGCTCTGATTAACTTCTTAAGAAACTCAAAAGTTGTTTGTTGTGTTGTGTGCATgatgttgtgtttttatatcattgCATGCTAGCTAAGAATAATCTTGTACAAATTCTCTTATTTATTCTACATCagaaaatttttaacattataataaaataatgtatagtgTTTTCTGTAGATTGAATgcctattttaataatttctacacAACTTAGACTTTACAGGAGTTTCTCAAACAGAGAAACTGTGGTTAGCCAAAGGGAATTCAATTATTTTGGACTTATGGacagtgaaaaaaataatgttttctgtagATTGAATgcctattttaataatttctacacAACTTAGACTTTACAGGAGTTTctcaaacaaagaaactgtggtTAGCCAAAGGGAATTCAATTATTTTGGACTTATGgacagtgaaaaaaataattccaATCATATAACTGTCTTTATCTTCAAGTAACAGTGTTCTGCTTAGTTATATTGGTGTGATAACTTAGAACTGATGAAGTTTTAAGTGTTAATATTGGTAACAAGCTATGATTATAGggaaaattgttaaattttacaaAGGTGCATAAGGGATGCCTACCTAACTAAAATTTGTTGTTACCTATTATTATTAAGACTTCACCTTATTTGTACTTGTATATCAATGCACCTTGTTTTCAGATTTTGCTGATAATGGAATAATTGCATTCTAAAGAGTTTGGTAAATCATGCAAATGACAAGTTTATGTTAAAACTAATTAGACCTCATTTGTATTATTAAGTTTGATGTATTTTTGATCTAAAGACATTGGTCTTCAGGGAGAAGTATCCACAATGACACCTTGGATGTATAAAACTATTAAGAGATAGCATAGCTATTGCCAAGAATTAGTGTTATTGTTGACATTCTACATAATACACATAATTTAGgtaaaataatttctcatttagaactgtgccagctggcaatccacttggagtgagcaatgcaacaacaagctttttcaaaataaaaccctatattgggctttggccatctagcttccgtaaggtttggaaggaggaagttgttctaactagactatgcattggtcacagttttttaactcatcgttttcttttatctggaactgttgcaccagtgtgtagtttgtgtaagactcaaatcactgtaaaccacattttagtttcttgccatcgttatgactctcaacgacggcactattttaaacatgttctgtcccagggtttgtccgtaatattggacagtgttattggtgacggcgacactgtccaccttgataaagtttttagttttttaatgaccattaatctttttaatcttatttaagtgtttgatatttattcattgcaCCTTTTTATTTGTGGTttccttttaagagtctcaatctctctagttcaatttgaaattggaaaatggccagaacattaaataacttgacaccaggactggaaaggccaacttcaggtgactaacgctgctgtttgaactatccgtttgaactacccgttagtcgtcctggtgagttgttattacaattttgctgcatgtattttaacacttttattacttttacttttggtactggccataatgacagaCAACTTGGAATCAGGAcaggaaagaccaacttcaggtgactggtggtggttcttgtacttacctgttagtcttcctggtgggttatgatcattaccattatgctacagaaagtcctttacaactttgtagcctggatgtcaacattggttttatgccattttatgtttttaattgctgttttgtttttaccttcatttccttttaagaattttacttcatttactttacttttaccttttcgccagacatttggctaattattattacgGTTTTGTTactacatgtcttttaacacttttattactttatcttttagtactggccataatgacacataacctggaaccaggactggaaaggccaacttcaggtgactgacggttgTTTTTGTACtcacctgttagtcttcctggtgggttatgatcattaccattttgctagagaaagtccttcaCAACTTCTCTtattctgctttctctcttaacattgtagactaggtgtcaacattgattttatgctttttctgtttttcaatgctgttttgttttaccttcatttccttttatgtattttactatatttaatttatttttacctttttaccgggagtttggtgcagatagcctagctgctttgtgccataaaacatgaaatcaaccaaccaacctcaTTTAGAAAGTGGTTGTGATATCTCTGTTGTGGACATGTAAAACAATTGTCTTTTTTTCTATTTCCACagcaaaatttgtaaaatttacattttgtgaaTACTTTATCTTCAAGCAAATAAAATTTcctatatttttttcagttatagcCATGCTCTATCAATAGCTCTGACCcttgataaaaatataaagcagagatcaaaacataattaataatttatgaagataagattcatttattaaaaaataccTAATGTGTATTCAAGACtgtgtttcattttcaaaaaaGCAATGCGTGGTTATTTACATGCTTACTTGGATCTAAGTAAAATGTGATGTACTTGTCTGATAATGTATACTGATTTTTGTCCTCCTAGATGGCAGCAGTTGCCCAGAGCCTGAGAAGAGCAGCAGCCAAATGGTGTAAAGTGTTGGTGTATGGTTTACAGAGTGGATGTCTTGTCTACTGTACTCTAGAGTTTGTAGGAGACTTTGTTATTGTGAGTACTTTTTCTTAAGATAATGAAGAAGTTTAGGAAACTTTTCTTCTAAATTATCTTTCATAGAAATACTTTTGTAGTTTTAGTGTTTGTTATATAATTGTCTTCTCTGCCTTTATAAGTACtgtgtaattattattgttttgttaacaaagaaatataCTATGAAGAAATGTCTGTTATATAAATGActgtaaaaatacattattgaTGTTAAATAGCTTTTGGTAGCATTACCAACTTTAATAAACTGTGTCACATACTACTAGAGTTCTTGTTCCATTGCTTGActacagtgttaaaatatttccacTGCCCTTTAAATTGTGAAAATATTCTTTGTCACTGCTAGTTTTTGTGTTTCTCAGATTTGTCATTGGTTGTGGTTGTAGTCCATTTTCAATTTTGGCCAATGGTAAACTCCTTAAGATAACTTTGAGGAAACAGCCAGTATAAACTGTAAGGTAGAGTAAAGTCAGTCCTTCATCTCTGAAATGTGTACAAGGACTGTAAACAGCTGTGACCAAACATTCCATGAGGGTTTTAAGTGCATGTGTGGCATATCACAAAATTGgacaataaaagttaatttctaTTGACTGAATTGTACTGTTTTTCAATGAAACAGTTGCACTGGCTAAACTGAGACATATTCCCAGTGTGCCATTGAACTATGATGGCCTATAATTAGTATGACAGTCCTTGCAGCCTCATCATTCAGGAAGTAATTCATCAAATGTAAGTTAGGACACTTATCAAATTTGCTAAAGTCTTTTGGCTCATCtgaattaacaaataatataatatccaattttattatttaaattttaaaacattgacCTTGTTTATCAGTTAATTTGATGTGTGTACAcacaaatgtagttttaaaaatgcCATATTGCTGTGTATGTAACATTCCTAATCTAGGCTAAAATTAGAGTATTGCAGTAACAGCAGCCAACAGGGTTACACAGAGTTATCTGAGTTCGTCtgcacatacaaacaacagttgATTGCATGGACAATACCATGACAAATAATAATCTGATATGAATTCAAAAGATTTTTTTCTTGGTAAGAATAAAAAGACCAATAGTAGGCCCAGAACAGCAGCAATCATGATAGACTTCAGAGGGATTTCAACAAACCCTCAAAACTCATTTTGTGTGCATTTTTGAGTATCAGTATAATGGTGCTTATCAAATtgaattttcataattaatttgaTTCTTGGTTAAGTTTTATCCTGGGCAACACTTTGAAATTCTACATTAATTACAATTCATTATGACATTTGTATCTTATTTATTTGTAAGTGTATAAATTATAAGTGTTAGTTGTTTAAacacaaactttttttaaatatctaagttgttgttttttttaatttcattttggcTTCAGTATTTTCTTGGAAATTTGAAGACAAAAGTTAGTTTAATTTGAGTGTACAATATCTTAAGTGAATGAGAGCCTCATATTTCGTTATAGAACACCTCAAAACCTTCCTGACTCAGAATCCTGAGATCTTCTAGACCTAAGACCCATGCTAGTTTTTCTCATCATGTTTAGAGCTGGCTTGTTAACTTGATTTAATCAATTATCTATTAGTATTGgatagtgttatataaaataacaaaaaaatatgattCAATTAATGTCACAAAAGTAATCAAGTAATTGAAATGTCAGTTATTACTACTTCTGTTGGCTTGATGTGTGAAATGAGATGATATTTATGCTTTATActtgaacaaaattttaaaatgtgaagttGTGGCCTTGCATCCATTGTTACATAACTAGCCACAGTGAtaactgttacatttttttttgtgtcTAAATAGTAGTGAAACTTCAGTATACtttcttatttattaaaagatGTAAGCATAATCAGTGTTGCGTTTGTCTGAAATTACTAGACATTAACTAATAACAGTCCAGCAAGGTGCAATACTAAACTTTCTTTTCAAAACTgcaaatttttctttattcttcttAATTTATCTGTTATGGATTCAAAACCAGAAGTGTGCAAAAATAGTTTTTCACATCTGTCTCTCATATCTCCTGCAAATCACTGCTCAAGAAATCTTTCATTCAATACTAGAACTTGCAATTAGATGAAGGACTTTctgaaaaactgtttatatatgcAATGTAATATTCTAAAAGTTAAGGTTTTGACAATTGAATCTGGTAAAGCAGTAGAAACCAACAGGCCCGaaatttgtgattaaaaaaaatcacatgaactacagatgtttttttcttacatattTCTCTTAATACATCTATTTTGGATTCATAATGAGAATGAAAGGCATATAAAGATAGTATCTTAGAGAATTAAATCTCACTTTCAGTTCATAGCAGGTTTCCTACTATGTTCTGTTTGATAAAACAGATTTCCTAGTATGTTCCATATGATAACAGGTTTTAACCAAGTTctgtatgatatatttttatgtaaaatagattagtaaaatgtgttaaaaacacaaaacagactGAAAAAAGGAAGATTAGTCTCATTTGAGAATAACTGATTAGTTGAATGTAATCAGTTAATGAGACCAGCAATTAATTGATTTATCAACTATCCACTTAGGTGAAACAATGGATGTAGCTGATTTTCTGATGCTCCACTAACTTATGGAGTTATCTTCTAGAAACATAAAACCAGATGTGTAAAAGTCtaacataaactatatgataatgTTCTGGATTCTGAAgctgttaatatatattattttcattacatacAGGTATATAATAACTTAGGAAACCTTTCAgtgcattttaaaattttcaacatattaaGTTCAGCTCAAGCAGActgttacattctgtaatgtgGCTTGGTAAAATAAATGCTTGGATACCAGTCACTCTCAGTGCCTTACCTCTGTGTAGTACTGTATAGCTCAGGGTAGATATGATGGATATCAAGTTGAggtttaacaaaaatgttttgaatgatTACATATGCATTTACAAACTGTTACACATTGAAAAACTTAGTTTACTattgatacatttttaaattgaatttataatttttgaattgTATAGTAACTTCTTTAATAGCCACCTGTTATTTATCTCTGTAGATGTGTTGAAGACATGCCTTATATTTAAATGTACTCTGTTTTGTTCCAGTGCTCTGGTCCATCCATGGAGCCAACAATATTTTCCAATGACATTATCCTAACGGAGCATATTACAGTACTGCGACAAAAGATTGAAACGTAGGTTTGTCATTTGTTGTAAAGCACTAGTAGATGTAGCTAAAACTGTTCTAGGTTCAGTATGTTTATCTGTGAAACAGTAGTGAATATGTTGAAGTGGATGTAGGTTTATCTGTAAAACAGTAGTGAGCATGTTAAAGTGTTGTAGTTTTATCTCTAAAGCCAAAGTGGATTTCTTTATAATGTTGCAGGTTTGGTAAATTTATCTGTAAAACAGTAGTGAGTTCACTGAAGTATTATAGATTTATTTGCAAAACTTGAGGGTTTCTTAGGTTTTCagtatgttatataaatataccatGCATTTTCTATCTCATTATTTTAATATGgtgtgttattaaaatgttatttttttatgtacgGTTTCACGTAACATGGTCGAGAAAGCAGTGAAGTTGCTTTCATTTTAGCTgtctttgttatttattattttcatgaggTAACATCTGGTCTACTTTTAAAGCTGTAATATTATACATCTTTCAGTATTACAGTATGTGATCCCTTTATGTTATGCATTCCTTTATGTTTGAATTGGAATGGCCAGTCACCTGAATAATGCAAATCTAACATTACTGATTTAAGTAATGTTAGGTTTAAACAGTCTTGTTTATGATTTTCACCAATACAGTTTGGAGAAAAAACATGTTactattgtataaaaacaattctCCAGTATTTTAAGGAGGTATGTACAAACATAGTGTAAATAATAGtctttatatattatacacagcCATGGATTATGCAGTAGGTAGACTAAGCATGTGCTTAGGACATCAGTAAAACTGTGGCATCAAAAGTAAAGAGAGAAACTTTTTGAAAGAATTTGATAttcaaaatttcaaagaaaacatgAAAGTAGTCATCATGGGAAAAGTCAAAACTTTGTTAGACTTCTTTACACTTCATTACACACTTTTcttccatttttgttttatttttattacttatcctCACTTAAACCAGGTCTGCATTGATCAGTGTAAAAGTTACGaaattgtatgtgtgttttcaaaACTTAATTCACTTTCTCTACTGTATTTAGAAGTTGGGCATGTGTCATCGACTCAACTTTGACAACACTATCCAGGATTAtgcaataaaaaatatagaaagaagttattttaatttaagcatccatttaagttttgtttcacttcaaaagataaaaatttatttagtttagtttttaaattacacATATTTATGGTAGAGCTTATTCTTCAATAGATTTgatgaattttgaaaataatcttGTTGACAAGTTTATGGAAGGGCTACCTAGTGAAAACATGAGGCACTGCCTGCACATAAGAAATCTTGTCTTTAACAAGGCAACTTCTGTAGTTATGCAGTTTATGCAATTTCAAACCAGTTGCCAAATAGGAAAAAGCCTGCAGCTTTATCTTGGACAAACTGTCATACCCACGTCAAGACAAGCTTGTGCAATCCAAGTGCAACTGCAGGTATCCAGTAAATGGGTAAGGCTATCCCAGTCTTCCTTTAGTCTACATGTTGCAGCTTATGTTGATGATGCCTCCACCTAGTCTTTGGACTGGCAAAAATGAGTGAAATGTTTGATTTACCTGTAAGATGAGGGGTAACTTTCAAAAGAGATGCCCATGTGTTGGTAAGCAACAACATAAACAAAGCTAATAGTTTTAACCAACATTTTAGCAGGTGCATGAGAGCctacaatacaaataaacaatgcCTCAGTGTCACATTGTACAACTGACCTTCTTTGGGCAACTTCTACAAGTTAGTCACACTGTTATCAAGTCTAACTGAATTTGGATattgttacacacacacaaagagcaTTGATGGTGAAATTGAGTCATCATATTTGTAGGATGGAGTAGAACATATAGTTGTATATGCTACTAACATGTTGAATATAAATAccatacaatgaaaaaaaaaactgctttggTTGTAACTTTTGTAAAAACTATCAACATTACTTGTATGGCAGAAATTTCACTGTTAAAGTGGATTGTGAGTTATACGAATGAGTGATGAActttaaaaatctgaaatatcTCTAGAGTATGATATATAGTATATCATAACTTGAAAATAGTGATAGCTTATCTCACCATAAGGGAGATGGTGCCTTTTTTATTAGATGTTCACATCCAAGACACTGTGTGGAAATTGAAATCATTTTTACCAGACTACTGACAAAACATACAATAGCTGATTTTACTAATGGATGGATTCCATGATTAATACTTTGAAAGCACAAGGAAGAGCATCAGAAAGACCTATGGGAGATCCTTGCCATGCAATAAATTAAAGCTTGACAGGCTCAGATTGAGGAAAGCAGCATGGACTTAAGCAATTTGTAACGCTTACATGAGCAATTATCAGTGTAGGAAGGTATGCTATGCTATTTTGGTCAACTGCTGAACTGTGTTACAGCTAATGTCTACAGTGCTTAGAGGCAGGAGATTCCCCAGACTTTGTATAATGCAAAGATTGGAGAGTAACCAGATGTTACTTGCCCTTTTGTTAATATTCATCAATGATTCTGTTGACTGCATTTGAGTTGATACTTTTAGTATAATCATTAACACTGTTTGGTGAGCATGCCACCTAGAGAACAAGACTAAGTAGTTTTTCTCGTACAGATAGGCAATAGATATTGCTGATACACTTCCAGTAATAGAAAGAGATAAGCTGAATATAATTATGATCATTAATTAATAGTATGAAGAGGGCCAAAGCTTTTCCATTAGTTAATATATTATGTAGTTAATGTGTAGATGAAACAATTGATACCCTAGTTCAAAATAGCTGAAGAGATTTGTATGAATTGGTAAATTAGTTTTAACCCACTGAATGCTGATTCACAGAATAGGGTAGTCCCCCTCCAGCGCTTAAATGCCAGTGTGTCATGTATAATGTACAGCTTGAAGAAATTCCACATACATTTATAGCAACTGCAGTCAGTGAGTTAACAGCCAACTATTCTTTGAATTGTGTTGGATGTAGCAAAAATAACACTTTGTATTATCTTGCCACCTTTAATCTTATGGCTTAGTAGAGTGGATAATACAGGCTGTTAAGTGTATGCTAGTTAGCATTTACCATACAACATGATGATATATCATGCAACAGAACAGAAGTTAACAGGTCTTTCCATAACATACTTGTATTTGGGTGGGAACTCTTGATCCTTGTAGATATGATGTATGTCTTCCTAGTGTGGATGTTGCACATTCTCTACAAATATGTGTGAAGTTGTTAAGGTCTGAAATTGTTGACACATACAAATTCACTTATCAAAACCTAGGAAAGTTTACCATATGGCAGAAGAGGTGTTATGAAAAGACTGAAGAATAAATGTCCCCGTGTGGAAACTAGATGTGTCTTTGGTAATTGCAAGAAACACAGAAGCCATTGAAGCTGCATGAGTCCAGCTGGACAAGACCTCATCTTGTGCTCCAAAGAGTTGGTTTATTAGCGTATAAATTACAGCAAGCAAGAGGTACACAGTACATGCCAATTAGCTATATCTGGCATATATTAGCTAGATACCAACAAACTTCTTGTGAAGTGGGTTTGACCAGGAATGAGATGAGGCTGTTAAGTCTGAGAAGGTCAAAAGCACCAATTCATCCCACTATAACCAAGAAGGTAAGGAGAAAGGACAAAAATTTCAGAACAAGTCAAATGAAGAAACACTAAATCTAGAGAGAACAAACAGGTCTAGACAATTGGTTTAGTGGTGGTCTAAAGATCAATATGGCTGagtttgtttttctcatagcaaagccacatcagactatctgctgagcccaccaaggggaatcgaacccataattttggcattgtaaatacatagacataccgctgtactagcagagggcAATATGGCTGAGACTAAACTCTGTTACAGCAAGTGGGGCATTCATGTG is part of the Tachypleus tridentatus isolate NWPU-2018 chromosome 4, ASM421037v1, whole genome shotgun sequence genome and encodes:
- the LOC143248941 gene encoding mitochondrial inner membrane protease subunit 1 isoform X2, whose protein sequence is MAAVAQSLRRAAAKWCKVLVYGLQSGCLVYCTLEFVGDFVICSGPSMEPTIFSNDIILTEHITVLRQKIETGDIVVCRSPINPRQYICKRVVGLPGDKIQRGIFSEVVNFIVCRLYPKVMCGLKVTTKQTQQILEPMDLYR